The Brevinematales bacterium genomic interval GCGTACCGATGGAGCGCAATTCGCCTGAATATACTTTAAAAATTCCAGCCCGTTCATTTCAGGCATTTCGATGTCCAGAATAATAATGTCGGGGTGATAAAAGAAAAATTTCTGCAAGCCGATTTTCCCGTTAGGTGCGGTAGTGACCACTTCCATATCGGGAAAGCTATTGATGATACTGGTTACATACTTTCGGATGAGGACTGAATCGTCGATGATCATTACCTTAATCTTATTGCTTGACATAGATAATCCCCTTCTCAAAAGAAGTTGGCTTGAATTTATCGAACAATCCGACCAGACTTTCGGAATGCCCGATGAAAAGGAAACCGTTATCATTGGTGGAATTATATATCTGTGTCAGCACTTTCTTCTGGATATCTTCGTCGAAATAGATAAGAACGTTCCGGCAAAATGTGATGTCGATCGCGTCGATTCCGCTTCCATACATCAGGTTATGAAAATCGAACTTCACCATCTTTTTTATCACATCGTTCACGATATAGTATTTTCCGTCCTCGAGGGGAGTGAAATATTTCTGTATATAGATAGGCGGGATTTTTTGTACGGAACGGTCGGGATATTTCGCTTCTTTTGCGATGAAGAGGCTTTCGAGACTGATATCGGAACCCATGATTTTTATATCCCATGAAGCCAGATCGATGCGGTTCTTCTCAAAAAACTCCTTGACGGTAATTGCGATGGAGTAGGTCTCTTCACCCGTAGAACAGCCCGCGCTCCAAATTTTAAGCTGTTTGGAATACTTTGACTTCAATAATCCCGGCAGAATTGTTTCCTCTAGGAGCTCGAAATGACGCTGATTTCGGAAAAAGCTGGTGAAATTCGTGGTCACAAAATCAATGAAGGAAACTAGCTCGTTTCTATCGGTTTTCAATTGTTCGAGATAAGTTTTTACATCGGTGTTTTTTTCTTTAG includes:
- a CDS encoding protein-glutamate O-methyltransferase CheR; this translates as MPALEISEGILAQYADIVYKNSGIIFKDSNSAVLISRISSKTKEKNTDVKTYLEQLKTDRNELVSFIDFVTTNFTSFFRNQRHFELLEETILPGLLKSKYSKQLKIWSAGCSTGEETYSIAITVKEFFEKNRIDLASWDIKIMGSDISLESLFIAKEAKYPDRSVQKIPPIYIQKYFTPLEDGKYYIVNDVIKKMVKFDFHNLMYGSGIDAIDITFCRNVLIYFDEDIQKKVLTQIYNSTNDNGFLFIGHSESLVGLFDKFKPTSFEKGIIYVKQ